One segment of Thermosynechococcus sp. HN-54 DNA contains the following:
- the mutL gene encoding DNA mismatch repair endonuclease MutL codes for MSSAEALTVVPLPLELQRAIAAAETLDSLATVVQELVENALDARASRIHLHWQSAAWRLEVTDNGEGIRWADLTQVALPYTSSKLPATGKLADITTLGFRGQALHSLAQMAQLTICSRHREADTGWRVSYDAQGQVRSQRPQGMAVGTRVMAEQLFQNWPQRQQAVNPKQVQRRLQEIALCFPQVAWHLLKDGKRWGHWPAVASLGDRLLQLIPQLHPQDLRQMSDAQIELVLAPPDRHHRPRPDGLGVAVNGRWVELHSDPSWQQVILEAFGRGLPRQRFPLCIAHLHLPPTAIDWFAEPQKRTIYLREPEQWQALLGERIGQLLASPTVPTTSYHLLKAAEPPGHYRTLLSQQAPQRSLPALKVVGQLHNTYIVVEHAEGIWLIEQHIAHERVLYEQIEADWQAVELEQPVLVEALTETQVQRCQDWGLAIAPFGVQLWAVRSVPSLLRDRPDVVAALIELSQVADLTAAKVAVACRSAIRNGTPLTLAEMQTLVDQWYRCRQPHTCPHGRPICLQLQESALARFFRRHWVVGKSHGI; via the coding sequence ATGAGCAGTGCTGAGGCTCTGACAGTTGTCCCCTTACCGCTGGAACTGCAACGGGCGATCGCTGCCGCTGAAACCCTCGACTCCCTTGCTACGGTAGTACAGGAACTGGTGGAAAATGCCCTTGATGCTAGGGCAAGTCGGATTCATCTCCACTGGCAGTCCGCAGCATGGCGCCTTGAAGTCACGGACAATGGTGAAGGCATTCGCTGGGCAGATCTCACCCAAGTGGCTTTGCCCTACACCAGTAGCAAATTGCCCGCCACAGGGAAGTTGGCCGACATCACCACGTTAGGATTTCGTGGTCAGGCTCTCCACAGTCTAGCCCAAATGGCTCAGTTAACGATTTGCAGTCGCCACCGCGAGGCGGATACTGGCTGGCGAGTGAGTTATGATGCCCAAGGCCAAGTGCGCAGTCAACGACCGCAGGGAATGGCAGTGGGGACTCGCGTGATGGCTGAGCAACTGTTTCAGAACTGGCCACAACGACAGCAGGCAGTCAACCCGAAACAAGTTCAGCGGCGCCTTCAGGAAATTGCCCTCTGTTTCCCCCAAGTGGCTTGGCATCTCCTTAAGGATGGTAAGCGATGGGGTCACTGGCCGGCGGTGGCGTCTTTGGGCGATCGCCTGCTGCAACTGATCCCGCAACTCCATCCCCAAGATCTGCGCCAAATGAGCGATGCGCAAATTGAATTAGTTTTGGCACCGCCGGATCGCCACCATCGCCCTCGCCCCGATGGGTTAGGCGTTGCCGTCAATGGCCGGTGGGTCGAACTCCACAGCGATCCCTCGTGGCAGCAGGTGATTCTTGAGGCCTTTGGGCGCGGCCTACCGCGGCAGCGCTTTCCCCTGTGCATTGCCCATCTCCATTTGCCCCCCACCGCAATTGATTGGTTCGCAGAACCGCAAAAGCGCACGATTTATCTGCGGGAGCCAGAGCAATGGCAGGCTCTTTTGGGAGAACGCATTGGCCAACTGCTGGCCTCGCCCACTGTCCCCACAACCAGCTACCACCTGCTCAAGGCGGCGGAACCCCCTGGCCACTATCGTACGCTGTTGTCGCAACAGGCACCTCAACGTTCCTTGCCTGCCCTCAAAGTGGTCGGGCAGTTGCACAATACCTACATCGTTGTTGAGCATGCAGAGGGCATTTGGTTAATTGAGCAGCACATTGCCCATGAACGGGTACTCTATGAGCAGATTGAAGCGGATTGGCAGGCGGTGGAGCTAGAGCAGCCGGTGTTGGTGGAAGCCCTCACAGAAACGCAAGTGCAACGCTGTCAAGACTGGGGGTTAGCGATCGCTCCCTTTGGGGTACAGCTTTGGGCAGTGCGCAGTGTCCCCTCTCTTTTGCGCGATCGCCCAGATGTAGTGGCCGCCCTGATTGAACTCAGCCAAGTAGCGGATCTAACGGCTGCCAAGGTCGCCGTTGCCTGTCGCAGTGCCATTCGTAACGGCACGCCCCTCACCCTTGCGGAAATGCAAACCTTGGTGGATCAGTGGTATCGCTGTCGTCAACCCCACACCTGTCCCCATGGCCGTCCGATCTGCCTGCAATTACAGGAATCTGCCCTTGCCCGTTTTTTCCGTCGTCACTGGGTAGTGGGCAAAAGCCACGGTATTTAG
- the rpmB gene encoding 50S ribosomal protein L28, producing the protein MSRVCQLTGKKANNAYAISHSHRRTKKLQEVNLQWKRVWWPEGKRWVRLRLSTKAIKTLERKGLSAFAKEAGLNLNKL; encoded by the coding sequence ATGAGCCGCGTTTGTCAACTGACTGGAAAAAAAGCCAATAACGCCTACGCGATTTCCCACTCCCACCGGCGGACAAAAAAACTGCAGGAAGTGAATTTGCAATGGAAACGGGTGTGGTGGCCAGAGGGCAAACGTTGGGTGCGACTGCGCCTTTCTACTAAAGCCATTAAAACCCTTGAGCGCAAAGGGCTGAGTGCCTTTGCCAAAGAAGCCGGCTTGAATCTCAACAAACTCTAA
- a CDS encoding NADAR family protein, which yields MTIYFYRVNEAYGSFSNFSPHGFTLEGYYWPTAEHYYQAHKFFGTPHEAFGHRIRTAPTPEAAAQLGRSGRYPVHPHWDQLKQQVMWRALVAKFTTHPELRELLLATGDEELVEDSPVDSYWGCGRDRQGCNYLGRLLMHLRHCLRQGADLHRFTTIDHPQSS from the coding sequence ATGACAATCTACTTTTATCGCGTCAACGAGGCCTACGGCAGTTTTTCCAATTTCTCTCCCCATGGGTTTACCTTGGAGGGCTATTACTGGCCAACAGCGGAGCACTACTACCAAGCCCATAAATTCTTCGGCACCCCCCATGAAGCCTTTGGTCATAGGATTCGCACTGCCCCAACCCCTGAAGCCGCTGCCCAACTTGGCCGCAGTGGTCGCTATCCGGTTCATCCCCACTGGGATCAACTGAAACAGCAGGTCATGTGGCGTGCCCTTGTGGCGAAGTTTACCACCCATCCCGAGCTGCGGGAACTGCTGTTGGCAACGGGAGATGAGGAGTTGGTGGAGGATTCACCCGTGGATAGCTATTGGGGCTGTGGGCGCGATCGCCAAGGCTGTAACTACCTAGGGCGGTTGCTGATGCATCTACGGCACTGTCTGCGCCAAGGGGCAGATTTGCATCGGTTCACGACAATAGACCATCCTCAATCCAGCTAA
- a CDS encoding M15 family metallopeptidase → MAKPYTHIPIQECGEPLVPIPDAFLKLQPHPYQSLGAPYGKASPFWLRLGVIAALERAQAFLAPYGWQLAIFDAYRPIAVQQFMVAHTFATLCRQQGYDPQIIEPAIASEIWQQVYQFWAVPSSDPQQPPPHSTGAAVDLTLADPAGHPLEMGGAIDEVSARSFPDFYDRYPEETHAACFAQRRQILYQAMHRAGFQRHPHEWWHFSLGDQLWAWQLRQETGQQDIIARYGRIDL, encoded by the coding sequence GTGGCAAAACCCTACACCCACATTCCTATTCAAGAGTGTGGGGAACCCCTCGTGCCTATTCCGGATGCATTTCTAAAGCTACAACCCCATCCCTATCAATCCCTTGGTGCCCCCTATGGCAAGGCCTCTCCCTTTTGGTTACGGCTGGGGGTTATTGCTGCCCTTGAGCGTGCCCAAGCCTTCCTCGCCCCCTACGGCTGGCAACTGGCAATTTTTGATGCCTACCGCCCCATTGCGGTGCAGCAGTTTATGGTGGCGCACACCTTTGCCACCCTTTGTCGCCAGCAGGGATATGATCCCCAAATAATAGAGCCAGCGATCGCCAGCGAGATTTGGCAGCAGGTTTATCAATTTTGGGCCGTGCCCAGTTCAGACCCTCAGCAACCACCGCCCCACAGTACCGGTGCTGCCGTCGATCTCACCCTCGCTGACCCAGCAGGCCATCCTTTGGAGATGGGGGGCGCTATTGATGAAGTTTCTGCACGTTCCTTTCCCGATTTTTATGATCGCTACCCTGAAGAGACCCATGCCGCCTGCTTTGCCCAACGCCGCCAAATTCTTTATCAAGCCATGCACCGTGCCGGATTTCAACGCCATCCCCATGAGTGGTGGCACTTTTCCCTTGGGGATCAGTTGTGGGCTTGGCAACTGCGGCAAGAAACTGGTCAGCAGGACATCATTGCTCGCTATGGCCGCATTGATCTTTGA
- a CDS encoding DUF2555 domain-containing protein has protein sequence MQTTHHYSQEYINHITPQEVAALARRLEEDDYDTPFAALEDWHLLRSIAFQRPELVEPYLYLLDLEAFDES, from the coding sequence ATGCAGACAACCCACCACTACTCTCAAGAATACATTAACCACATAACCCCCCAAGAAGTAGCTGCCTTGGCACGACGGCTTGAGGAGGATGATTACGATACACCCTTTGCCGCCCTCGAAGACTGGCATCTGCTGCGCTCCATTGCCTTTCAACGGCCAGAGCTGGTAGAGCCTTATCTGTATCTTCTGGATTTAGAAGCCTTTGACGAGTCCTAG
- the coaBC gene encoding bifunctional phosphopantothenoylcysteine decarboxylase/phosphopantothenate--cysteine ligase CoaBC: MTSPRSAPHLLVGVGGGIAAYKICDVISTQGKAGWQVSAILSETASQFITPLTLSTLCRRSVFTDADFWHPQAPRPLHIELAETATLMLIAPLTANTLAKLVLGLADNLLTSTVLASQMPILVAPAMNTTMWEQPTVQTHWQQLQQQPRYHCVPPAYGRLACDSVGVGRMAEPQEIIAYLDSLAYTHGKRDLAGKHLLITAGGTREYWDAVRFIGNPATGKMGIALARAAIHRGARVTLIHGAIAEPLPPQVHAIEAIDSEAMSRAVMEVWPEADWLVMAAAVGDVRPAQQWSGKLPKSELPAALPLKPVPDIVHMAAQRRQPHQRLIGFAAQTGDIVTPAREKLERKGLDLMVANAVDQADCGFGSSENAAVVLDRQGRSQALPKVPKLILAHQIFDLAQDWLS; the protein is encoded by the coding sequence TTGACGAGTCCTAGGTCAGCTCCCCATCTATTGGTGGGGGTGGGGGGTGGCATTGCCGCCTATAAAATCTGTGATGTGATCTCCACACAGGGGAAGGCGGGGTGGCAGGTTTCTGCCATCCTTTCAGAGACCGCCTCGCAGTTCATTACGCCGTTGACCCTTTCCACCCTGTGCCGGCGATCGGTATTCACTGATGCTGATTTTTGGCATCCGCAGGCGCCGCGACCCTTGCATATTGAACTGGCGGAAACCGCAACACTGATGTTGATTGCCCCCCTGACGGCCAATACCTTGGCAAAACTGGTGCTGGGTTTGGCGGATAACCTGCTCACCAGTACGGTGCTGGCCTCGCAAATGCCAATTTTGGTGGCACCGGCCATGAACACGACCATGTGGGAGCAACCGACGGTGCAGACCCATTGGCAGCAACTACAACAGCAGCCCCGGTACCACTGTGTGCCGCCAGCCTATGGACGACTCGCCTGTGACAGTGTGGGTGTGGGACGCATGGCAGAGCCTCAGGAAATCATTGCCTATCTAGACTCCTTGGCTTATACCCACGGCAAGCGAGACTTGGCTGGCAAGCACCTGCTGATTACCGCCGGCGGCACCCGTGAATATTGGGATGCAGTGCGCTTCATTGGTAATCCGGCAACGGGGAAAATGGGGATCGCTCTGGCAAGGGCAGCAATTCATCGCGGTGCAAGGGTGACGTTGATTCATGGGGCGATCGCCGAACCCCTACCTCCCCAGGTGCATGCCATTGAAGCCATTGACAGTGAGGCCATGTCCAGAGCAGTCATGGAGGTTTGGCCAGAGGCCGATTGGCTAGTAATGGCGGCTGCGGTTGGGGATGTCCGCCCGGCGCAGCAGTGGTCGGGAAAGCTGCCCAAATCCGAGTTACCGGCGGCCTTGCCCCTGAAGCCTGTGCCCGATATTGTGCACATGGCCGCTCAACGACGCCAGCCCCACCAACGGCTGATTGGTTTTGCCGCGCAAACGGGGGATATTGTGACGCCCGCTCGCGAGAAGCTAGAACGCAAGGGCTTGGATTTGATGGTTGCCAATGCGGTGGATCAAGCTGATTGTGGCTTTGGCAGCAGTGAAAACGCGGCGGTGGTTCTGGATCGGCAGGGGAGATCGCAAGCCCTGCCAAAAGTGCCAAAGCTGATTCTAGCGCACCAAATTTTTGATCTGGCTCAAGATTGGCTCTCATGA
- the psb27 gene encoding photosystem II protein Psb27, which translates to MKRFWAMVCALFLSVSLLLTSCANVPTGLTGNFREDTLALISSLREAIALPENDPNKKAAQAEARKKLNDFFALYRRDDSLRSLSSFMTMQTALNSLAGHYSSYPNRPLPEKLKARLEQEFRQVELALERESKS; encoded by the coding sequence ATGAAACGTTTTTGGGCGATGGTTTGCGCACTTTTCCTAAGTGTGTCACTGCTGCTGACCAGTTGTGCCAATGTGCCCACGGGGCTAACGGGGAATTTTCGTGAAGATACCCTTGCGCTGATCAGTAGCTTGCGCGAAGCGATCGCCCTACCTGAGAATGACCCCAACAAGAAGGCGGCTCAAGCAGAGGCGCGCAAAAAGCTGAATGATTTCTTTGCCCTCTATCGTCGCGATGACTCCCTGCGATCGCTCTCCTCCTTTATGACGATGCAAACTGCCCTCAACTCCCTCGCGGGTCATTACAGTTCCTATCCCAATCGTCCCCTGCCGGAGAAGCTGAAAGCTCGCCTTGAACAGGAATTTCGCCAAGTCGAACTCGCCCTTGAACGGGAAAGCAAATCTTAG
- a CDS encoding LON peptidase substrate-binding domain-containing protein translates to MAFSSIAVRELPIFPLPDLVLFPGRPLPLHIFEFRYRIMMNTILESDRRFGIVMWDPQTGRPATVGCCAEVRRYERLPDDRMLIDSLGQQRFRILDYVREKPYRVGLVEWIEDEPTSIDLRPLAKEVRQLLEDVVRLSAKLTEQPMELPPDVPTTALELSYWIASNFRGVAQEQQRLLELQSTYDRLLREAEILTTTRNHLAARTVLKETFK, encoded by the coding sequence ATGGCTTTTTCGTCCATTGCCGTTCGCGAACTCCCCATTTTTCCTCTGCCCGATCTTGTGCTCTTTCCGGGGCGACCCCTGCCACTGCATATTTTTGAATTTCGCTACCGCATCATGATGAATACGATTCTCGAGAGCGATCGCCGCTTTGGCATCGTGATGTGGGATCCCCAAACGGGGCGGCCAGCCACTGTGGGCTGTTGTGCCGAAGTGCGTCGCTACGAACGGCTCCCCGATGACCGCATGCTCATTGACTCCCTCGGACAGCAGCGGTTTCGCATTCTGGACTATGTGCGCGAAAAACCCTATCGGGTTGGACTGGTGGAGTGGATTGAGGATGAACCCACCAGCATTGACCTGCGCCCCTTGGCCAAGGAAGTGCGGCAACTTCTTGAGGATGTGGTGCGGCTTTCAGCGAAGTTGACTGAGCAACCCATGGAACTGCCGCCGGATGTGCCGACCACTGCCCTTGAACTGTCCTACTGGATCGCCAGCAATTTTCGCGGTGTCGCCCAAGAGCAGCAACGGCTTTTGGAACTACAGTCCACCTACGATCGCCTGCTGCGAGAAGCAGAAATTTTAACCACCACCCGCAATCACTTGGCGGCCCGCACCGTCCTCAAGGAAACCTTCAAATAG
- a CDS encoding PAS domain-containing protein, translating to MGQAPIKSGVDVFSAIAIWLTAFFVSLMTVWPRSATVDRLQLLHRISGFGLVIVGLAIAGEVMNLWPRLQLRETFNLTSYETLLRPLAFVGLGLGLWGVSGIPHWQVVVSQGGAIFSSSLLLLELLEVAYQWPQSFDTTSIATVMTDVLLCLLSVCLLQLRPHRGFMRHFFAPTAGGILLRQLLPWVIIGPAVIGWVVELIHHDLNLVHGTVAYETQVITTIMFFVGLLAVGVRRINELEQERQSFYRAYTEIEQIFRSSIFLSPFPMVLVAADGQLWLMNRAWQEETGYSPSEVSTWQQWLAVAFPEEDQRQWANREFQRCLKNHERVEHGDVNVCTRWGEKRIWQMVSIPLQLTSSNQQLVLVTAVDVTEHRQMTQQLEAHKSELEAQVIARTLDLLEVNTELQASEEKLNQLLDRADAFVSQLRAFADDSFHYEYLSQGHLRILGYSPFEFQENPNLWRSRVPIEDWEAYHRPFREKLIQEGAAHTQKC from the coding sequence ATGGGACAGGCTCCTATCAAAAGTGGTGTTGATGTCTTCAGCGCGATCGCGATTTGGTTAACCGCATTTTTTGTGAGTTTAATGACGGTTTGGCCACGTTCAGCCACGGTGGATCGGCTGCAACTGCTGCACCGCATCAGTGGTTTTGGCCTCGTGATTGTTGGTCTCGCGATCGCGGGTGAGGTCATGAACCTTTGGCCGAGACTTCAACTCAGAGAAACGTTTAACTTAACAAGCTATGAAACCCTGTTGCGCCCTTTGGCTTTTGTGGGGTTGGGGTTGGGACTATGGGGGGTCAGCGGCATACCTCACTGGCAAGTGGTGGTCAGCCAAGGGGGAGCCATCTTTAGCAGTAGTTTGTTGTTACTGGAATTGTTGGAGGTGGCTTACCAGTGGCCACAGTCCTTTGACACCACCAGTATTGCTACAGTGATGACGGACGTTCTGCTGTGCCTTCTTAGCGTCTGTCTGCTACAGCTACGTCCCCATCGCGGCTTTATGCGCCACTTCTTTGCACCAACGGCAGGCGGCATTTTGTTGCGGCAATTGTTACCTTGGGTCATTATTGGCCCAGCGGTGATTGGCTGGGTGGTGGAACTTATTCATCACGACCTCAATCTAGTTCACGGTACCGTTGCCTACGAAACTCAAGTCATTACGACCATCATGTTTTTTGTCGGATTGCTGGCTGTTGGTGTCCGTCGGATTAATGAACTGGAGCAGGAACGACAATCGTTTTACCGTGCCTACACCGAAATTGAGCAAATTTTTCGCAGCAGTATCTTTTTATCGCCTTTTCCGATGGTTTTGGTGGCGGCGGATGGTCAATTGTGGCTGATGAACCGAGCGTGGCAGGAGGAAACGGGTTATAGCCCCAGCGAGGTGAGCACGTGGCAGCAGTGGTTGGCGGTTGCTTTTCCCGAAGAAGACCAACGGCAGTGGGCAAACAGAGAATTCCAGCGTTGCCTCAAAAACCATGAGCGTGTTGAGCATGGCGATGTTAACGTTTGCACTCGCTGGGGGGAAAAGCGCATTTGGCAGATGGTCTCGATTCCTCTGCAATTAACCAGTAGTAATCAACAGTTGGTTTTAGTGACCGCTGTGGATGTGACTGAGCACCGCCAAATGACGCAACAACTGGAGGCGCACAAATCAGAACTAGAGGCCCAAGTCATTGCCCGCACCCTAGATCTCCTTGAGGTGAATACCGAGCTACAGGCCTCTGAGGAGAAGCTGAACCAACTGTTGGATCGAGCCGATGCTTTTGTCAGTCAACTGCGAGCTTTTGCAGATGACTCTTTTCACTATGAGTACCTGTCCCAAGGGCATCTACGTATTCTCGGCTATAGCCCCTTTGAGTTTCAGGAAAACCCGAATCTTTGGCGATCGCGAGTTCCAATCGAGGATTGGGAAGCTTATCATCGTCCCTTCCGCGAGAAACTGATCCAAGAGGGAGCTGCCCACACGCAGAAGTGTTGA
- a CDS encoding transposase — protein MASFSVLVKSILKQLSPCDYPVLNSQLFFKIWLTYILDQGLTSMRALFYRLNHSGITVDMSTFSKANKTRTTTLFERIYTHLMSQARKRHRCSSLMLFPIDSTVITLTSKLFWFYKYHQVKLITGFDLTENILGKAVVSFGERHDLSFQDEILEMIPENAVAIMDRGFASWRFLERLSERKCLFVVRIKNNMRMKLNHERYRVVQFFDEHGTEFRIATNLMHLSDEEVSELYRHRWGIENLWKFLKMHLSLDKLITKSLNGVINQIYMVLIGYLILELMEIPEYFGRKLLDKLRYLQLELSRRCSIVHWSFDWQPELLVT, from the coding sequence ATGGCATCTTTTTCAGTTCTTGTCAAGTCTATTCTCAAGCAGCTCAGCCCTTGCGACTACCCCGTCCTCAACTCTCAATTGTTCTTCAAAATCTGGTTGACCTACATTCTCGACCAAGGATTAACCAGCATGAGAGCCTTATTTTATCGCTTGAATCATTCGGGGATTACAGTGGATATGTCCACGTTTTCCAAGGCGAACAAAACTCGAACAACCACCTTATTTGAGAGGATTTACACTCATCTCATGTCTCAAGCTCGCAAGAGACATCGTTGTTCAAGTCTGATGCTGTTTCCTATTGATTCAACCGTCATTACCCTGACGAGTAAGCTCTTTTGGTTCTACAAATACCATCAAGTGAAGTTAATTACAGGATTTGATTTAACAGAGAACATCCTGGGTAAGGCAGTAGTCTCTTTTGGGGAGAGACATGACCTAAGCTTTCAAGACGAGATTTTAGAAATGATCCCTGAGAATGCCGTTGCCATCATGGATAGAGGGTTTGCGAGTTGGAGATTTTTAGAGCGGCTGAGTGAGAGGAAGTGTTTATTTGTTGTGCGTATCAAGAATAACATGAGAATGAAGCTCAATCATGAGAGATACCGAGTGGTTCAATTTTTTGATGAGCATGGAACAGAGTTTCGTATTGCGACGAATCTAATGCATCTAAGTGATGAGGAAGTGAGTGAGCTGTATCGGCATCGGTGGGGGATTGAGAACTTATGGAAGTTTCTAAAGATGCATTTATCATTAGACAAGCTGATTACGAAGAGTTTGAATGGGGTGATAAATCAGATTTATATGGTTTTGATTGGGTACTTAATTTTAGAGCTAATGGAGATACCTGAATACTTTGGCAGGAAGCTATTAGACAAATTGCGATATTTGCAACTGGAACTGAGTCGCCGCTGCTCGATAGTGCATTGGAGCTTTGATTGGCAGCCAGAGCTACTTGTCACTTAG
- a CDS encoding bifunctional diguanylate cyclase/phosphodiesterase, giving the protein MREEYDISSLFSSLLNYLSTLLAHTEYRFQHRDGHYLWISLNATAEPQADGSYLITCVGVDITQRKKAVLALAESEARFRQMADSSTLMIWLANTKGEIEFANQTILDFLGTSLDSLLGWNWFNFVHPSDRQRVEEQVRQAIQQQQDYEIEYRIRNHQEVYRWVLEQAAPRYDESGTCIGYIGSGIDITNIKLAEEKLRHAAWQDSLTGLPNRTFLTQKIDHLLAAYHRGEIPPFAVLFLDLDRFKVVNDSLGHSAGDELLLEIAHRLRSSMREQDTLGRLGGDEFIAIIENIQQIQDVYECGDRLRYRISEPYVLKGTEVSVGVSIGIAIVNSRYQSAGELLRDADIAMYAAKGRGRNCMQLFQPEHHQVAYTRLHREQEFRRALEQEQLEIFYQPIVTLSQGNLVGFEVLVRWQHPEMGWIGPAEFLPLAMGLGLATKVDEWVLHRAVATLYQWQQGFGSRMADLTLSVNISDAFFDSGQIVNLLKYLLNTYGIRGEQLILEITEQVIMANPELAREQLEALQAMNIRCSIDDFGTGYSSLSRLSQLPLYALKIDQSFVQGLETSFHNLEIIRAIISLAQAIQLEVVAEGIENAYQRNCLQQLGCQRGQGFLFGEPLPEKQARQLLQARVTSYQTESK; this is encoded by the coding sequence TTGAGGGAAGAATACGACATTTCTTCCCTTTTTTCTAGCCTCTTAAACTATCTTTCAACACTTCTGGCCCACACGGAATATCGCTTTCAGCACCGCGACGGTCACTATTTGTGGATCTCCCTCAATGCCACGGCGGAGCCTCAGGCGGATGGGAGTTACCTCATTACCTGTGTGGGCGTGGATATTACCCAACGCAAAAAGGCAGTTCTGGCTCTCGCTGAAAGTGAAGCCCGTTTTCGTCAGATGGCGGATTCTTCAACCTTGATGATCTGGCTAGCCAACACCAAGGGGGAGATTGAATTTGCTAATCAAACCATTCTCGACTTTCTGGGTACCTCCCTTGACTCACTCCTTGGCTGGAACTGGTTTAACTTTGTCCATCCTAGCGATCGCCAGCGGGTTGAGGAGCAAGTCCGCCAAGCGATTCAGCAGCAACAGGACTATGAAATTGAATACCGCATCCGCAATCATCAGGAGGTCTATCGCTGGGTGTTGGAGCAAGCCGCGCCTCGCTATGACGAAAGTGGTACCTGTATTGGCTACATTGGTTCTGGGATTGACATTACCAACATTAAGCTGGCCGAGGAGAAATTGCGCCATGCTGCTTGGCAAGATAGTTTAACTGGCCTCCCCAATCGCACCTTTTTAACACAAAAAATTGACCACTTGCTAGCCGCCTATCATCGAGGTGAGATTCCGCCCTTTGCTGTCCTCTTCTTGGATTTGGATCGCTTTAAGGTGGTCAATGATAGCTTGGGTCATAGTGCCGGGGACGAGTTACTTCTAGAAATTGCCCATCGCCTACGGTCGAGTATGCGCGAGCAGGACACCCTTGGCCGATTAGGCGGAGATGAGTTTATTGCCATCATTGAAAACATCCAGCAAATCCAAGATGTCTATGAGTGTGGCGATCGCCTGCGCTATCGCATCAGTGAACCCTATGTGCTCAAGGGCACTGAAGTAAGTGTTGGCGTCAGCATTGGCATCGCCATTGTCAACTCTCGTTACCAGAGTGCGGGTGAACTCCTGCGGGATGCCGATATTGCGATGTACGCTGCCAAAGGACGTGGACGCAACTGCATGCAACTCTTTCAACCAGAGCACCACCAAGTCGCCTACACCCGCCTACACCGCGAACAGGAGTTTCGCCGCGCCCTAGAGCAGGAGCAACTGGAGATTTTCTATCAACCCATTGTCACCCTCAGTCAGGGGAACCTTGTCGGGTTTGAAGTGTTAGTTCGCTGGCAGCATCCGGAAATGGGCTGGATTGGCCCTGCTGAGTTTTTGCCCCTCGCTATGGGCTTAGGCTTGGCCACAAAGGTAGATGAATGGGTACTCCACCGAGCCGTTGCCACACTTTACCAATGGCAACAAGGGTTTGGCTCAAGGATGGCTGATCTCACCCTCAGCGTGAACATCTCCGATGCCTTTTTTGACTCTGGCCAAATAGTGAACTTACTCAAGTACCTCTTAAACACCTATGGCATCCGTGGGGAACAACTCATTCTTGAGATTACTGAGCAAGTGATCATGGCCAATCCAGAGTTGGCGCGCGAGCAGCTAGAGGCACTCCAAGCCATGAATATTCGTTGTAGTATTGACGATTTTGGCACTGGCTACTCCTCCCTCAGTCGGCTGAGTCAATTGCCGTTGTATGCCTTGAAAATTGATCAGTCATTTGTCCAAGGCCTCGAAACCAGTTTCCACAATTTAGAAATTATTCGCGCCATCATTAGCTTGGCTCAGGCCATCCAGTTAGAAGTGGTGGCCGAAGGTATTGAAAATGCCTATCAACGGAATTGTCTGCAACAGTTGGGCTGTCAACGGGGGCAAGGGTTTCTCTTTGGTGAGCCACTGCCTGAGAAGCAAGCCCGCCAGTTATTACAAGCGAGGGTCACGTCTTATCAAACGGAAAGCAAATAA